One genomic region from Salvia hispanica cultivar TCC Black 2014 chromosome 2, UniMelb_Shisp_WGS_1.0, whole genome shotgun sequence encodes:
- the LOC125204854 gene encoding putative late blight resistance protein homolog R1B-16 isoform X2 produces MCLPEMSPAAKSSQSSAWPELDYNLSSIFLGLLSHLKELTSNIELVANERDEYRLGEQLYKTLVGRRYLVVLDDMWSVEVWDKIKFYFPDDGNGSRLVFTTRFSDLAVYCSSVCVEMNLLNEYECWELLCVRVFGHEDCPVELELIGREIAAMCKGLPLSVTVIGGLLQKSAKTVEYWQDVLVNIRSVLSSGEGDHCLNVLYSGYTHLPAHLKPCFLYMGTFKEDSEIQVSQLTRLLVAEGFLKPEGNRVLEEVAEDYLKNLVDRNLVVVGKLHKNGKIRSVQIHDLVRDLCISIAEKEKFCPDGRVWFTSKDSCVEDVLQKCKLRFFAYNTLSLNSLFVLPSSISLLWNLQTLIIGGIGYCLVNAPVEIWNMSQLRHVVCNNIHLPDPPPSDGGDGFCILRNLQTLVGVVNFRWSEEACKRVPNVKKLHVRFHDSFAGYEDCLYLVYLQNLRCLHMLESLKIQFPFCILQYPMDLLSKRLSFPTCLNKLHLINCSLTRVDLATIGSLPHLQVVELEHISVLGGKWSAVAGDFPSLKCLRINSCDLVYWGVEASAFRVLERLVVEDLWQLKEIPAEMGKIYTLKLIYLHHCSESAAISAMEIKKEQESFGNDDLLIQVNISFYSSYGFLVRAKEEGLPIDVMRYRPF; encoded by the exons ATGTGCTTACCGGAAATGAGTCCAGCCGCCAAATCATCTCAATCGTCGGCATGGCCGGAATTG GATTATAATTTGTCAAGTATTTTCCTAGGGCTTCTTTCTCACCTAAAGGAACTCACTAGCAATATTGAATTGGTTGCCAATGAAAGAGATGAGTATCGATTAGGAGAGCAATTGTATAAAACTTTGGTGGGTAGGAGATATTTGGTTGTGTTGGATGACATGTGGAGTGTTGAAGTTTGGGACAAGATAAAGTTCTACTTCCCTGATGATGGCAATGGGAGTCGCCTCGTTTTCACTACTAGGTTTTCAGATTTGGCTGTATATTGTAGTTCGGTTTGTGTTGAGATGAATCTTTTAAATGAGTATGAATGTTGGGAGCTATTATGTGTGAGGGTATTCGGACATGAAGATTGCCCTGTTGAACTAGAGCTAATTGGGAGAGAGATTGCTGCAATGTGCAAAGGGCTTCCTCTGTCAGTTACTGTGATTGGAGGGCTTCTTCAAAAGTCAGCTAAGACAGTTGAATATTGGCAGGATGTATTAGTGAATATAAGATCAGTTTTGAGTTCCGGAGAGGGTGATCATTGCTTAAATGTGTTGTATTCTGGTTATACCCATTTGCCTGCTCATCTAAAGCCGTGTTTTCTTTACATGGGGACGTTTAAAGAGGATTCAGAGATTCAAGTCTCGCAACTCACCAGACTTTTGGTTGCAGAGGGGTTTCTAAAACCAGAAGGTAATCGAGTCTTGGAAGAGGTTGCGGAGGATTACTTGAAGAATCTCGTTGATAGGAACCTTGTTGTAGTTGGTAAGTTACATAAGAATGGAAAAATTAGATCTGTTCAGATTCATGATCTTGTAAGAGATCTATGCATAAGTATAGCAGAAAAAGAGAAGTTTTGTCCTGATGGGAGAGTTTGGTTTACGAGCAAGGATTCTTGTGTAGAAGATGTGTTGCAGAAGTGTAAGCTGCGGTTCTTTGCTTACAACACACTGTCTTTGAACTCCTTGTTCGTGCTTCCTTCTTCAATATCCTTGCTTTGGAATCTGCAAACATTGATTATTGGAGGAATAGGATATTGTCTAGTTAATGCACCAGTTGAAATTTGGAATATGTCACAACTTAGGCATGTTGTGTGCAACAATATTCATCTACCCGATCCTCCACCAAGTGACGGGGGTGATGGCTTTTGCATTTTGAGAAACTTGCAAACACTCGTGGGAGTAGTGAATTTCAGATGGAGCGAGGAGGCGTGCAAGAGAGTCCCCAATGTCAAGAAATTGCACGTGAGGTTTCATGATAGCTTCGCAGGTTATGAAGATTGCTTGTACCTAGTCTATCTCCAGAATTTGAGGTGTTTACATATGCTTGAATCACTGAAGATACAGTTCCCTTTCTGTATATTGCAATATCCTATGGATCTGCTGAGCAAAAGGCTCAGTTTCCCCACTTGTCTAAACAAGCTGCATCTGATAAACTGCAGTCTTACTCGAGTAGACCTGGCAACGATTGGTTCGTTGCCCCATCTGCAAGTTGTTGAGCTAGAACACATTTCTGTTTTGGGAGGTAAGTGGAGCGCTGTGGCTGGTGATTTTCCTAGTCTCAAGTGTTTGAGAATCAACAGCTGTGATCTCGTGTATTGGGGTGTAGAGGCCTCTGCTTTTCGAGTCCTTGAGAGGCTCGTTGTGGAGGATTTGTGGCAGTTGAAAGAGATCCCTGCAGAGATGggaaaaatatatacacttaAACTCATTTATTTGCATCACTGCTCCGAGTCTGCGGCCATTTCAGCAATGGAGATCAAGAAAGAACAAGAGAGCTTTGGG
- the LOC125204854 gene encoding putative late blight resistance protein homolog R1B-16 isoform X1, which translates to MNTVDYIQNHPQPSTSLDHSSIQLLRGNICFFLDFIETYSSHGHGGINETVDDLVNQIAAAAHVAEDAFESHAISQFRDGGDSLDLHKVIVAMDLLRDKTLKVKEERGLKHHQPTPNSSKPPISGETIMVGFDDNLTQLLDVLTGNESSRQIISIVGMAGIGLLSHLKELTSNIELVANERDEYRLGEQLYKTLVGRRYLVVLDDMWSVEVWDKIKFYFPDDGNGSRLVFTTRFSDLAVYCSSVCVEMNLLNEYECWELLCVRVFGHEDCPVELELIGREIAAMCKGLPLSVTVIGGLLQKSAKTVEYWQDVLVNIRSVLSSGEGDHCLNVLYSGYTHLPAHLKPCFLYMGTFKEDSEIQVSQLTRLLVAEGFLKPEGNRVLEEVAEDYLKNLVDRNLVVVGKLHKNGKIRSVQIHDLVRDLCISIAEKEKFCPDGRVWFTSKDSCVEDVLQKCKLRFFAYNTLSLNSLFVLPSSISLLWNLQTLIIGGIGYCLVNAPVEIWNMSQLRHVVCNNIHLPDPPPSDGGDGFCILRNLQTLVGVVNFRWSEEACKRVPNVKKLHVRFHDSFAGYEDCLYLVYLQNLRCLHMLESLKIQFPFCILQYPMDLLSKRLSFPTCLNKLHLINCSLTRVDLATIGSLPHLQVVELEHISVLGGKWSAVAGDFPSLKCLRINSCDLVYWGVEASAFRVLERLVVEDLWQLKEIPAEMGKIYTLKLIYLHHCSESAAISAMEIKKEQESFGNDDLLIQVNISFYSSYGFLVRAKEEGLPIDVMRYRPF; encoded by the exons ATGAATACCGTTGATTACATCCAAAACCACCCTCAACCTTCAACTTCTCTTGATCATTCCTCAATTCAGTTACTCCGCGGAAACATTTGCTTCTTCCTTGATTTTATAGAAACTTATTCTTCTCATGGTCATGGAGGTATCAACGAAACTGTCGATGATTTGGTGAATCAGATTGCAGCTGCAGCTCATGTCGCTGAAGATGCATTCGAATCCCACGCCATTTCTCAATTTCGTGATGGTGGTGACTCTCTCGATCTGCACAAGGTAATTGTAGCAATGGATCTTCTCAGAGATAAGACGTTGAAGGTGAAAGAGGAAAGGGGGCTCAAACATCATCAGCCAACACCTAATTCATCAAAACCCCCAATTTCTGGAGAGACAATTATGGTTGGATTTGATGACAACTTAACACAACTCCTGGATGTGCTTACCGGAAATGAGTCCAGCCGCCAAATCATCTCAATCGTCGGCATGGCCGGAATTG GGCTTCTTTCTCACCTAAAGGAACTCACTAGCAATATTGAATTGGTTGCCAATGAAAGAGATGAGTATCGATTAGGAGAGCAATTGTATAAAACTTTGGTGGGTAGGAGATATTTGGTTGTGTTGGATGACATGTGGAGTGTTGAAGTTTGGGACAAGATAAAGTTCTACTTCCCTGATGATGGCAATGGGAGTCGCCTCGTTTTCACTACTAGGTTTTCAGATTTGGCTGTATATTGTAGTTCGGTTTGTGTTGAGATGAATCTTTTAAATGAGTATGAATGTTGGGAGCTATTATGTGTGAGGGTATTCGGACATGAAGATTGCCCTGTTGAACTAGAGCTAATTGGGAGAGAGATTGCTGCAATGTGCAAAGGGCTTCCTCTGTCAGTTACTGTGATTGGAGGGCTTCTTCAAAAGTCAGCTAAGACAGTTGAATATTGGCAGGATGTATTAGTGAATATAAGATCAGTTTTGAGTTCCGGAGAGGGTGATCATTGCTTAAATGTGTTGTATTCTGGTTATACCCATTTGCCTGCTCATCTAAAGCCGTGTTTTCTTTACATGGGGACGTTTAAAGAGGATTCAGAGATTCAAGTCTCGCAACTCACCAGACTTTTGGTTGCAGAGGGGTTTCTAAAACCAGAAGGTAATCGAGTCTTGGAAGAGGTTGCGGAGGATTACTTGAAGAATCTCGTTGATAGGAACCTTGTTGTAGTTGGTAAGTTACATAAGAATGGAAAAATTAGATCTGTTCAGATTCATGATCTTGTAAGAGATCTATGCATAAGTATAGCAGAAAAAGAGAAGTTTTGTCCTGATGGGAGAGTTTGGTTTACGAGCAAGGATTCTTGTGTAGAAGATGTGTTGCAGAAGTGTAAGCTGCGGTTCTTTGCTTACAACACACTGTCTTTGAACTCCTTGTTCGTGCTTCCTTCTTCAATATCCTTGCTTTGGAATCTGCAAACATTGATTATTGGAGGAATAGGATATTGTCTAGTTAATGCACCAGTTGAAATTTGGAATATGTCACAACTTAGGCATGTTGTGTGCAACAATATTCATCTACCCGATCCTCCACCAAGTGACGGGGGTGATGGCTTTTGCATTTTGAGAAACTTGCAAACACTCGTGGGAGTAGTGAATTTCAGATGGAGCGAGGAGGCGTGCAAGAGAGTCCCCAATGTCAAGAAATTGCACGTGAGGTTTCATGATAGCTTCGCAGGTTATGAAGATTGCTTGTACCTAGTCTATCTCCAGAATTTGAGGTGTTTACATATGCTTGAATCACTGAAGATACAGTTCCCTTTCTGTATATTGCAATATCCTATGGATCTGCTGAGCAAAAGGCTCAGTTTCCCCACTTGTCTAAACAAGCTGCATCTGATAAACTGCAGTCTTACTCGAGTAGACCTGGCAACGATTGGTTCGTTGCCCCATCTGCAAGTTGTTGAGCTAGAACACATTTCTGTTTTGGGAGGTAAGTGGAGCGCTGTGGCTGGTGATTTTCCTAGTCTCAAGTGTTTGAGAATCAACAGCTGTGATCTCGTGTATTGGGGTGTAGAGGCCTCTGCTTTTCGAGTCCTTGAGAGGCTCGTTGTGGAGGATTTGTGGCAGTTGAAAGAGATCCCTGCAGAGATGggaaaaatatatacacttaAACTCATTTATTTGCATCACTGCTCCGAGTCTGCGGCCATTTCAGCAATGGAGATCAAGAAAGAACAAGAGAGCTTTGGG
- the LOC125206441 gene encoding uncharacterized protein LOC125206441, producing the protein MSRDLFLRIVHTLEARDEYFQDREDGIGRPGLTPLQKCTVAIRQLAYGTTADMFDEYLHIGDTTGRECLKTFLKLVVEAFGDTYLRRPTADDCQSLMRMHETVHGFPGMLGSIDCMHWQWKSCPTAWRGQFTSGYKGSHPTMILERRILFAAKQESVRKDVERAFGVLQSRWAIVKGPARFWYKDVIADVMYACIIMHSMIVEQERDHVTNWVDDEAGSSSSTATSPVTRGLPTGLRCGSTATCLNAQPTRPYSAHDRHD; encoded by the exons ATGAGCCGAGATCTTTTTCTCCGCATTGTGCACACGTTGGAGGCCCGTGATGAGTACTTCCAAGATCGGGAAGATGGGATCGGCAGACCCGGACTTACGCCGTTGCagaagtgcacggttgcgatccgccagttggcctacggcacAACAgcggatatgttcgacgagtaccttcacATCGGGGATACAACTGGCCGCGAATGTCTCAAGACTTTTTTAAAGTTAGTTGTGGAGGCTTTTGGCGACACATATTTGCGACGCCCGACTGCTGACGATTGCCAGAGCCTGATGCGGATGCACGAGACGGTGCACGGCTTCCCTGGGATGCTAGGGAGCATCGACTGTATGCACTGGCAGTGGAAGAGCTGCCCGACGGCCTGGCGAGGCCAATTTACTAGCGGCTACAAGGGCAGccacccgacgatgatcctAGAA AGGAGAATCTTGTTTGCGGCAAAGCAGGAGTCCGTgcggaaggatgtggagcgggcttttggggtgctccaatcgcggtgGGCAATCGTGAAAGGTCCGGCGCGTTTCTGGTACAAGGACGTCATCGCCGACGTCATGTATGCGTGTATCATCATGCATAGcatgatagtcgaacaagAACGTGACCATGTCACCAATTGGGTGGATGATGAAGCCGGATCTAGCTCCAGCACGGCGACCTCGCCGGTCACTCGAGGATTACCGACTGGGCTTCGGTGCGGTTCTACAGCGACATGCCTCAATGCGCAACCAACAAGACCATACTCAGCTCATGaccgacatgattga
- the LOC125204473 gene encoding phytyl ester synthase 2, chloroplastic-like isoform X1: MIMAMYHPMAANTVVNGLHATSFRPLIKSSQPTFRSPSIALYANASSFKINNSLGSKGLMDYDEDGGPPRWFSPLQCGRRSTSSPLLLFLPGIDGNGLGLTLHHEKLGQIFDIWCLHVPVADRTPLADLVVLVQNTVRDEQDQSAKRPIYLVGESLGASLALLVAAQNPDIDFVLILANPATNLSKCLVQSVLPLSNMIHNQLNAGFPNWMSSIPAETVMWKLKMIQEMHTYLSSHLHDVKAQTMILTSGRDMLPTSITEGERLSSMLPNTQTHSFIGNDDPLFADHKFDLVAAIKCAGCYRRGASADYVADFLPPSPSELESACEPFRWMDVAVDPVMLSTVSGKVVQGLAGIPSEGPVLLVSNHMILGLDLVPILSRFWIKENIKLRTIAHPLFFEKTKDGKIQDHPLFDVVRMTGGVPVSANNLYRLFSLKSHVLLYPGGAREALHRKGEEHKLIWPDEPEFVRMAARFGAKIVPFGSVGEDDVLQLLLDCDDQMKIPPLKALIEELTKETARLRSNAEGEIGKQFLYCPVALPKLPGRFYFLFGEPISTEGRKDVLTNKDKARQVYLEVKRETEKCIEYLKDKREKDPYRNLLVRLAYQSYHGFDSPVPTFEV, translated from the exons ATGATCATGGCTATGTATCACCCAATGGCAGCAAATACTGTAGTAAATGGTCTCCACGCCACCAGTTTCCGGCCACTCATCAAGAGTTCTCAGCCAACTTTCAGAAGCCCCTCAATTGCTTTGTATGCCAATGCAAGTAGCTTCAAGATTAATAATAGTTTGGGCTCCAAAGGGCTGATGGACTATGATGAAGATGGTGGTCCACCACGGTGGTTTTCGCCTTTGCAGTGTGGTCGCAGGTCGACAAGCTCCCCTCTATTGCTCTTCTTACCAG GGATCGATGGCAACGGACTTGGTCTAACATTGCACCATGAAAAACTTGGACA GATTTTCGATATTTGGTGCTTGCATGTTCCTGTAGCAGATCGAACGCCACTGGCTG ACCTAGTGGTGCTAGTTCAGAATACGGTTAGGGACGAGCAAGATCAATCAGCAAAAAGGCCAATATATCTAGTTGGAGAGTCCCTTGGAGCATCTCTTGCACTTCTTGTTGCTGCACAAAATCCCgatattgattttgttctaATCCTGGCAAATCCAG CTACAAATCTAAGCAAATGCTTGGTGCAGAGTGTTTTGCCTTTGTCGAATATGATCCATAACCAACTCAATGCTGGATTTCCCAACTGGATGAGCTCAATACCAG CAGAAACGGTTATGTGGAAGCTGAAGATGATTCAGGAGATGCACACATATTTGAGTTCGCATCTTCATGATGTCAAAGCTCAGACAATGATACTTACAAG TGGGAGGGATATGCTCCCGACAAGCATAACAGAAGGTGAAAGACTTAGCAGCATGCTGCCAAATACTCAGACCCATTCGTTTATTGGCAACGATGATCCTCTATTCGCG GATCATAAGTTTGATTTAGTAGCAGCAATAAAGTGTGCCGGTTGTTACCGTCGTGGAGCATCCGCAGATTATGTGGCAGATTTCTTGCCACCAAGCCCTTCTGAACTGGAGTCAGCTTGTGAACCATTTAG ATGGATGGATGTGGCCGTGGATCCCGTTATGCTGTCAACTGTGAGTGGAAAGGTAGTTCAAGGGCTAGCAGGAATTCCTTCAGAAGGACCCGTGTTATTGGTTAGCAACCATATGATTCTTGGGTTGGACCTTGTCCCGATTCTGTCCAGGTTCTGGATTAAAGAGAACATCAAACTCCGCACGATTGCTCACCCATTATTCTTCGAAAAAACAAAGGATGGAAAAATACAAGACCATCCACTGTTTGATGTGGTCAGGATGACTGGTGGAGTTCCAGTTTCAGCAAATAATCTCTACAGACTTTTTTCGTTGAAGTCTCATGTTCTGCTGTACCCGGGAGGAGCGAGGGAAGCACTCCATCGTAAG GGTGAGGAACACAAATTGATTTGGCCAGACGAACCAGAGTTTGTCCGCATGGCGGCTAGATTTGGGGCGAAAATTGTGCCTTTTGGTAGTGTTGGGGAGGATGATGTTCTTCAA CTGTTATTAGACTGTGATGATCAGATGAAGATTCCACCTCTCAAGGCCCTAATAGAAGAACTAACTAAAGAGACTGCCAGGTTGAG GAGTAATGCAGAAGGAGAGATTGGGAAGCAATTTCTGTACTGTCCCGTTGCTCTACCGAAATTGCCTGGCcgattttatttcttgttcgGGGAGCCAATCTCCACAGAAG GAAGGAAGGATGTATTGACAAACAAAGACAAAGCAAGACAAGTGTATTTAGAGGTaaagagagagacagagaAATGCATAGAGTATTTGAAGGACAAAAGAGAAAAGGATCCATATAGGAATCTTTTAGTTCGTCTGGCTTATCAGAGCTACCATGGCTTCGATTCCCCAGTCCCAACTTTTGAAGTTTGA
- the LOC125204708 gene encoding succinate dehydrogenase subunit 7B, mitochondrial-like — MAFLLNKTALSALRFNSRYKSNDSLALSRRGFHVEPGIREKALLAEDSSLKRFKSHKQGVRRLKVVGDILTVVVVAGCCYEIYDRAVRREEARKKAT; from the exons ATGGCGTTTTTGCTCAACAAAACCGCTCTCTCCGCACTCCGGTTCAATTCCAGGTAC AAATCAAATGATTCGCTGGCACTCTCAAGGCGTGGATTTCATGTGGAGCCAGGGATTCGCGAGAAGGCG CTCTTGGCAGAGGACTCTTCTCTAAAACGCTTCAAATCACATAAGCAAGGAGTACGGCGACTCAAAGTTGTAGGAGATATTCTTACCGTTGTAGTTGTAGCTG GATGCTGCTATGAGATCTATGATAGAGCAGTTAGGCGAGAGGAAGCTCGTAAGAAGGCAACTTAA
- the LOC125204474 gene encoding snakin-2-like, protein MASKPVFALIFSLFLVAQVSSDSKKNEESSHVFSGGDNERMDEVQYFKDGVISRDLAPSPAPTPSQGIDCGGLCKTRCSLHSRQNTCLRACGTCCARCKCVPPGTFGNREMCGTCYTNMTTHGNKSKCP, encoded by the exons ATGGCTTCTAAACCGGTGTTTGCACtgatcttctctctcttcttggTTGCtcaa GTTTCATCTgattcaaagaaaaatgaagaatccAGCCAT gTTTTCAGCGGAGGAGACAATGAACGAATGGACGAGG TGCAATACTTCAAAGATGGGGTAATATCCCGAGACCTCGCCCCATCTCCGGCCCCAACCCCTAGTCAGGGGATCGACTGCGGTGGGCTTTGCAAGACGCGATGCAGCCTCCACTCGAGACAGAATACATGCTTGAGGGCGTGTGGAACATGTTGTGCTAGGTGCAAGTGTGTGCCCCCAGGGACCTTTGGCAATAGAGAAATGTGTGGAACATGTTACACAAATATGACCACCCATGGAAATAAGAGCAAGTGCccataa
- the LOC125204473 gene encoding phytyl ester synthase 2, chloroplastic-like isoform X2: MIMAMYHPMAANTVVNGLHATSFRPLIKSSQPTFRSPSIALYANASSFKINNSLGSKGLMDYDEDGGPPRWFSPLQCGRRSTSSPLLLFLPGIDGNGLGLTLHHEKLGQIFDIWCLHVPVADRTPLADLVVLVQNTVRDEQDQSAKRPIYLVGESLGASLALLVAAQNPDIDFVLILANPATNLSKCLVQSVLPLSNMIHNQLNAGFPNWMSSIPETVMWKLKMIQEMHTYLSSHLHDVKAQTMILTSGRDMLPTSITEGERLSSMLPNTQTHSFIGNDDPLFADHKFDLVAAIKCAGCYRRGASADYVADFLPPSPSELESACEPFRWMDVAVDPVMLSTVSGKVVQGLAGIPSEGPVLLVSNHMILGLDLVPILSRFWIKENIKLRTIAHPLFFEKTKDGKIQDHPLFDVVRMTGGVPVSANNLYRLFSLKSHVLLYPGGAREALHRKGEEHKLIWPDEPEFVRMAARFGAKIVPFGSVGEDDVLQLLLDCDDQMKIPPLKALIEELTKETARLRSNAEGEIGKQFLYCPVALPKLPGRFYFLFGEPISTEGRKDVLTNKDKARQVYLEVKRETEKCIEYLKDKREKDPYRNLLVRLAYQSYHGFDSPVPTFEV, encoded by the exons ATGATCATGGCTATGTATCACCCAATGGCAGCAAATACTGTAGTAAATGGTCTCCACGCCACCAGTTTCCGGCCACTCATCAAGAGTTCTCAGCCAACTTTCAGAAGCCCCTCAATTGCTTTGTATGCCAATGCAAGTAGCTTCAAGATTAATAATAGTTTGGGCTCCAAAGGGCTGATGGACTATGATGAAGATGGTGGTCCACCACGGTGGTTTTCGCCTTTGCAGTGTGGTCGCAGGTCGACAAGCTCCCCTCTATTGCTCTTCTTACCAG GGATCGATGGCAACGGACTTGGTCTAACATTGCACCATGAAAAACTTGGACA GATTTTCGATATTTGGTGCTTGCATGTTCCTGTAGCAGATCGAACGCCACTGGCTG ACCTAGTGGTGCTAGTTCAGAATACGGTTAGGGACGAGCAAGATCAATCAGCAAAAAGGCCAATATATCTAGTTGGAGAGTCCCTTGGAGCATCTCTTGCACTTCTTGTTGCTGCACAAAATCCCgatattgattttgttctaATCCTGGCAAATCCAG CTACAAATCTAAGCAAATGCTTGGTGCAGAGTGTTTTGCCTTTGTCGAATATGATCCATAACCAACTCAATGCTGGATTTCCCAACTGGATGAGCTCAATACCAG AAACGGTTATGTGGAAGCTGAAGATGATTCAGGAGATGCACACATATTTGAGTTCGCATCTTCATGATGTCAAAGCTCAGACAATGATACTTACAAG TGGGAGGGATATGCTCCCGACAAGCATAACAGAAGGTGAAAGACTTAGCAGCATGCTGCCAAATACTCAGACCCATTCGTTTATTGGCAACGATGATCCTCTATTCGCG GATCATAAGTTTGATTTAGTAGCAGCAATAAAGTGTGCCGGTTGTTACCGTCGTGGAGCATCCGCAGATTATGTGGCAGATTTCTTGCCACCAAGCCCTTCTGAACTGGAGTCAGCTTGTGAACCATTTAG ATGGATGGATGTGGCCGTGGATCCCGTTATGCTGTCAACTGTGAGTGGAAAGGTAGTTCAAGGGCTAGCAGGAATTCCTTCAGAAGGACCCGTGTTATTGGTTAGCAACCATATGATTCTTGGGTTGGACCTTGTCCCGATTCTGTCCAGGTTCTGGATTAAAGAGAACATCAAACTCCGCACGATTGCTCACCCATTATTCTTCGAAAAAACAAAGGATGGAAAAATACAAGACCATCCACTGTTTGATGTGGTCAGGATGACTGGTGGAGTTCCAGTTTCAGCAAATAATCTCTACAGACTTTTTTCGTTGAAGTCTCATGTTCTGCTGTACCCGGGAGGAGCGAGGGAAGCACTCCATCGTAAG GGTGAGGAACACAAATTGATTTGGCCAGACGAACCAGAGTTTGTCCGCATGGCGGCTAGATTTGGGGCGAAAATTGTGCCTTTTGGTAGTGTTGGGGAGGATGATGTTCTTCAA CTGTTATTAGACTGTGATGATCAGATGAAGATTCCACCTCTCAAGGCCCTAATAGAAGAACTAACTAAAGAGACTGCCAGGTTGAG GAGTAATGCAGAAGGAGAGATTGGGAAGCAATTTCTGTACTGTCCCGTTGCTCTACCGAAATTGCCTGGCcgattttatttcttgttcgGGGAGCCAATCTCCACAGAAG GAAGGAAGGATGTATTGACAAACAAAGACAAAGCAAGACAAGTGTATTTAGAGGTaaagagagagacagagaAATGCATAGAGTATTTGAAGGACAAAAGAGAAAAGGATCCATATAGGAATCTTTTAGTTCGTCTGGCTTATCAGAGCTACCATGGCTTCGATTCCCCAGTCCCAACTTTTGAAGTTTGA